From Gopherus flavomarginatus isolate rGopFla2 chromosome 16, rGopFla2.mat.asm, whole genome shotgun sequence, a single genomic window includes:
- the PFDN5 gene encoding prefoldin subunit 5, whose protein sequence is MAQQVNITELTLPQLEVLKNQLDQEVEFLSSSIAQLKVVQTKYVEAKDCLNVLSKSNEGKELLVPLTSSMYVPGKLSDVGHVLVDVGTGYYVEKTADNARDFFKRKIDFLTKQMEKIQPALQEKHAMKQAVMEMMSQKIQQLTAMGASQAAATKA, encoded by the exons ATGGCGCAGCAGGTGAACATCACGGAGCTGACGCTGCCGCAGCTCGAGGTGCTGAAGAACCAGCTGGACCAG GAAGTGgagttcctctcctcctccatcgcCCAGCTCAAGGTGGTGCAGACCAAGTACGTGGAAGCCAAGGACTGTCTGAATGTgctcagcaaaagcaatgaag GGAAGGAGCTGCTAGTCCCGCTAACCAGCTCT ATGTACGTCCCCGGAAAGCTTTCCGACGTCGGCCACGTGCTGGTAGACGTGGGGACAGGCTACTACGTAGAAAAG ACAGCAGACAATGCCCGAGATTTCTTCAAAAGGAAGATCGACTTCCTGACCAAACAGATGGAGAAAATTCAGCCGGCACTGCAGGAAAAACATGCCATGAAACAAG CTGTGATGGAAATGATGAGCCAGAAGATCCAGCAGCTAACGGCCATGGGGGCTTCACAGGCTGCAGCAACGAAGGCGTAG